A single region of the Streptomyces sp. AM 4-1-1 genome encodes:
- a CDS encoding MarR family transcriptional regulator produces MARQSDESLDDLVRAVTALSYAMGRSRVHDQLTAAVGVRIDRPEVALLRVLCAGPEPLRITDLAERLLVRPPHVTRQAARLEQGGLIRRTPDARDHRAQLLTPTERGRTVVDRLNRGVRDTFREALTDVPDDELRAATKVIARLVADSAARLAPTAHESVQDGQQPPA; encoded by the coding sequence ATGGCGCGACAGTCGGACGAATCCCTGGACGACCTGGTACGGGCGGTCACGGCCCTCTCGTACGCGATGGGCCGCAGCAGGGTGCACGATCAGCTCACGGCGGCCGTGGGCGTGCGGATCGACCGGCCCGAGGTCGCCCTGCTGCGCGTGCTGTGCGCGGGGCCGGAGCCGCTGCGGATCACCGATCTCGCCGAGCGGCTGCTGGTGCGCCCCCCGCACGTCACCAGGCAGGCCGCCCGGCTGGAGCAGGGTGGCCTGATCCGCCGGACGCCGGACGCCCGTGACCACCGTGCGCAGCTGCTGACCCCCACCGAGCGCGGCCGTACGGTGGTGGACCGGCTCAACCGGGGAGTGCGGGACACCTTCCGCGAGGCTCTCACCGATGTGCCGGACGACGAACTGCGCGCCGCCACGAAGGTCATCGCGAGACTGGTCGCGGACTCGGCGGCCCGGCTCGCGCCCACCGCCCACGAATCCGTCCAGGACGGACAACAGCCCCCCGCGTGA
- a CDS encoding adenine phosphoribosyltransferase: MTRTVDDTRELLLSRIRDVPDHPKPGVMFKDITPLLADPVAFSALTDALAELCVRHGATKIVGLEARGFILAAPVAVRASLGFVPVRKAGKLPGATLSQTYELEYGSAEVEIHAEDLSADDRVMIIDDVLATGGTAGASLELIRRAGAQVAGVSVLLELGFLGGRDRLGPALRGAPLEALITV, from the coding sequence ATGACCCGCACGGTCGACGACACCAGGGAGCTGCTGCTCAGCCGCATCCGAGACGTGCCGGACCACCCGAAGCCGGGTGTGATGTTCAAGGACATCACCCCGCTGCTCGCGGACCCGGTGGCCTTCTCGGCGCTCACCGACGCCCTGGCCGAGCTGTGCGTACGGCACGGAGCGACCAAGATCGTCGGTCTGGAGGCGCGCGGATTCATCCTGGCCGCGCCGGTCGCGGTGCGGGCCTCGCTCGGCTTCGTGCCCGTCCGCAAGGCGGGCAAGCTGCCCGGGGCCACGCTCTCCCAGACGTACGAGCTGGAGTACGGCTCCGCCGAGGTGGAGATCCACGCCGAGGACCTGTCCGCCGACGACCGAGTCATGATCATCGATGATGTGCTCGCCACCGGCGGCACCGCCGGGGCCTCGCTGGAGCTGATCCGGCGGGCCGGTGCCCAGGTGGCGGGTGTCTCGGTCCTCCTGGAGCTGGGCTTCCTCGGCGGCCGCGACCGCCTGGGGCCCGCCCTGCGCGGTGCCCCGCTGGAGGCACTCATCACGGTGTGA
- a CDS encoding MBL fold metallo-hydrolase produces the protein MLIAGFPAGAWGTNCYLVAPAAGEECVIIDPGHQAAQGVEDAIAKHRLKPVAVVLTHGHIDHVASVVPVCGAHDVPAWIHPEDRYMMSDPEKALGRSIGMPLMGELTVGEPDDVKKLTDGALLTLAGLEFGVAHAPGHTKGSVTFRTPGTADVPQVLFSGDLLFAGSVGRTDLPGGDHAELLESLARVCLPLDDSTVVLSGHGPQTTIGRERATNPYLHGMDAPRRGM, from the coding sequence GTGCTCATTGCCGGGTTCCCCGCCGGGGCCTGGGGGACCAACTGTTATCTGGTCGCCCCCGCCGCCGGCGAGGAGTGCGTGATCATCGACCCGGGCCACCAGGCCGCCCAGGGAGTCGAGGACGCGATCGCGAAGCATCGGCTCAAGCCCGTCGCCGTCGTCCTCACCCACGGCCACATCGACCACGTCGCCTCCGTCGTCCCGGTGTGCGGGGCCCACGACGTCCCCGCCTGGATTCACCCCGAGGACCGCTACATGATGAGCGACCCGGAGAAGGCGCTCGGCCGTTCCATCGGGATGCCGCTCATGGGCGAGCTGACCGTGGGGGAGCCCGACGACGTCAAGAAGCTGACGGACGGGGCCCTGCTGACGCTCGCCGGTCTCGAATTCGGCGTCGCGCACGCGCCCGGCCATACCAAGGGGTCGGTGACGTTCAGGACTCCCGGGACCGCGGATGTGCCGCAGGTGCTCTTCTCGGGGGACCTGCTCTTCGCCGGCTCCGTCGGACGCACCGACCTGCCCGGCGGCGACCACGCCGAGCTGCTCGAGTCGCTGGCCCGTGTGTGCCTGCCGCTCGACGACTCGACCGTGGTGCTGTCGGGGCACGGCCCACAGACGACCATCGGCCGCGAGCGCGCCACCAATCCGTATCTGCACGGTATGGACGCGCCCCGACGAGGAATGTGA
- a CDS encoding DUF349 domain-containing protein: MTSDPWGRVDETGTVYVRTAEGEKVVGSWQAGSPEEALAYYERKYEGLSVEIGLLARRVRTTDLSAKDATAAIDHLRQQVDEHNAVGDLDALRERLDALVATVESRREERKVQKAKQTDEAKVAKEALVVEAEELAQSEQWRSAGERLRALVDTWKGLPRLDRKSDDELWHRFSHARSAFSKRRKAHFASLDAQREEARRAKEKLVAEAETLSGSTDWGGTAARYRDLMTEWKAAGRAQREAEDELWNRFRGAQDVFFAARGEVFAERDAEQGENLKLKEELAAEAEKLVPVRDLKAARSAFRSLNERWEAVGHVPRDARPKVEGRMQAVERALQEAEETEWRRTNPEARARAEGLTGQLQAAVDKLRTQVDTARAAGNNARADKLARELEGRQALLDQALKGLEEFGG; this comes from the coding sequence GTGACCAGCGACCCGTGGGGCCGTGTCGACGAGACGGGCACCGTGTACGTGCGTACGGCCGAGGGCGAGAAGGTCGTCGGATCGTGGCAGGCCGGTTCTCCCGAGGAGGCCCTGGCCTACTACGAGCGCAAGTACGAGGGCCTGAGTGTCGAGATCGGTCTCCTCGCTCGACGGGTGAGGACCACCGACCTGTCGGCGAAGGACGCGACGGCCGCCATCGACCATCTGCGGCAGCAGGTCGACGAGCACAACGCCGTCGGCGACCTCGACGCGTTGCGTGAGCGGCTGGACGCGCTGGTCGCGACGGTCGAATCGCGGCGCGAGGAGCGCAAGGTCCAGAAGGCGAAGCAGACCGACGAGGCCAAGGTGGCCAAGGAGGCGCTGGTCGTCGAGGCGGAGGAGCTGGCGCAGAGCGAGCAGTGGCGGTCGGCGGGTGAGCGGCTGCGGGCGCTGGTCGACACCTGGAAGGGGCTGCCGAGGCTGGACCGCAAGTCGGACGACGAGCTGTGGCACCGCTTCTCGCACGCCAGGTCGGCGTTCTCCAAGCGCCGCAAGGCCCACTTCGCCTCGCTGGACGCCCAGCGCGAGGAGGCCCGCAGGGCGAAGGAGAAGCTGGTCGCCGAGGCCGAGACGCTGTCGGGGTCCACGGACTGGGGCGGGACGGCCGCCCGGTACCGGGATCTGATGACGGAGTGGAAGGCGGCGGGCCGGGCCCAGCGCGAGGCGGAGGACGAGCTGTGGAACCGTTTCCGCGGTGCGCAGGACGTCTTCTTCGCCGCGCGTGGTGAGGTCTTCGCCGAGCGGGACGCCGAGCAGGGCGAGAACCTCAAGCTGAAGGAGGAGCTCGCGGCCGAGGCGGAGAAACTGGTGCCGGTGCGGGATCTGAAGGCGGCCCGGTCCGCGTTCCGCTCGCTCAACGAGCGCTGGGAGGCCGTCGGCCATGTGCCGCGCGACGCCCGCCCGAAGGTCGAGGGGCGGATGCAGGCGGTGGAGCGGGCGCTCCAGGAGGCCGAGGAGACGGAGTGGCGCCGGACGAATCCGGAGGCGAGGGCCCGTGCCGAGGGTCTGACCGGTCAGCTCCAGGCGGCCGTGGACAAGCTGCGTACCCAGGTGGACACGGCGCGCGCCGCGGGCAACAACGCGCGGGCGGACAAGCTCGCGCGTGAGCTGGAGGGCCGGCAGGCCCTGCTGGACCAGGCGCTGAAGGGCCTGGAGGAGTTCGGGGGCTGA
- the ruvB gene encoding Holliday junction branch migration DNA helicase RuvB, whose amino-acid sequence MNWDETAPDTDERPIGADGRLVHADADGEDTAVEAALRPKDLDEFVGQEKVREQLDLVLKAARARGATADHVLLSGAPGLGKTTLSMIIAAEMEAPIRITSGPAIQHAGDLAAILSSLQEGEVLFLDEIHRMSRPAEEMLYMAMEDFRVDVIVGKGPGATAIPLELPPFTLVGATTRAGLLPPPLRDRFGFTGHMEFYTPAELERVLHRSARLLDVETDVEGAAEIAGRSRGTPRIANRLLRRVRDYAQVKADGRIDREIARAALRVYEVDGRGLDRLDRAVLGALLKLFGGGPVGLSTLAVAVGEERETVEEVAEPFLVREGLLARTPRGRVATPAAWAHLGLVPPQHDGKGQQGLFGA is encoded by the coding sequence ATGAACTGGGACGAGACCGCGCCCGACACCGACGAACGGCCGATCGGCGCCGACGGCCGCCTGGTCCACGCCGACGCGGACGGCGAGGACACCGCGGTCGAAGCGGCCCTGCGGCCGAAGGACCTCGACGAGTTCGTCGGCCAGGAGAAGGTACGCGAACAGCTCGACCTGGTCCTCAAGGCGGCCCGCGCCCGTGGCGCCACCGCCGACCACGTCCTGCTCTCCGGAGCCCCCGGCCTCGGCAAGACCACGCTCTCCATGATCATCGCGGCTGAGATGGAGGCCCCGATCCGGATCACCTCGGGTCCCGCCATCCAGCACGCGGGCGATCTCGCCGCGATCCTCTCCTCCCTCCAGGAGGGCGAGGTCCTGTTCCTCGACGAGATCCACCGCATGTCGCGGCCGGCCGAGGAGATGCTGTACATGGCCATGGAGGACTTCCGCGTCGACGTCATCGTCGGCAAGGGCCCCGGCGCCACCGCCATCCCGCTGGAACTGCCACCGTTCACCCTCGTCGGAGCGACCACCAGGGCCGGACTCCTGCCGCCGCCGCTCCGTGACCGCTTCGGCTTCACCGGCCACATGGAGTTCTACACCCCGGCCGAACTGGAGCGAGTCCTCCACCGTTCCGCACGCCTCCTCGACGTCGAGACGGACGTCGAGGGAGCGGCCGAGATCGCCGGCCGCTCCCGGGGCACGCCCCGCATCGCCAACCGGTTGCTGCGCCGGGTCCGGGACTACGCCCAGGTCAAGGCCGACGGACGGATCGACCGGGAGATCGCCAGGGCCGCCCTGCGCGTGTACGAGGTCGACGGCCGTGGCCTCGACCGGCTGGACCGGGCCGTGCTCGGCGCGCTGCTGAAGCTCTTCGGCGGCGGACCCGTCGGACTGTCCACCCTCGCGGTGGCCGTCGGCGAGGAGCGCGAGACCGTCGAGGAGGTGGCCGAGCCCTTCCTCGTACGCGAGGGACTGCTGGCCCGCACGCCCAGAGGGCGGGTCGCCACACCGGCCGCGTGGGCGCACCTCGGACTGGTGCCGCCGCAGCACGACGGAAAGGGACAACAGGGCCTGTTCGGGGCGTGA
- a CDS encoding peptidylprolyl isomerase has translation MVSSDQRRRQLAREKFERQQQRREEGRRRTRIITLVTASVVAVAAIAGVTAYVARDGDGDRSETAAKASPAASPSASTSASAEPAMKIDAKASYTMSLKTNQGDIVITMDAAKTPHTVNSFKSLADKGYFDGTKCHRLTTQGIFVLQCGDPDGNGRGGPGYTIPDENLTALGKAGADSTVTFPAGTVAMANTGQEHTGGSQFFLVYKDTQLSPTYTPFGTMDAAGLKTVEKVGAGGVADGGGDGAPKKAVTVSKATVDKK, from the coding sequence GTGGTCAGCAGCGATCAGCGGCGGCGCCAGCTCGCCAGGGAGAAGTTCGAGCGGCAGCAGCAGCGCCGGGAGGAGGGCCGCCGTAGGACCAGGATCATCACGCTGGTCACGGCGTCGGTGGTCGCGGTGGCGGCGATCGCCGGTGTGACGGCGTACGTGGCCAGGGACGGCGACGGCGACAGGAGCGAGACGGCGGCGAAGGCGAGCCCGGCCGCCTCCCCCTCTGCGAGCACGAGCGCGTCGGCCGAACCCGCGATGAAGATCGACGCGAAGGCGTCGTACACGATGTCGCTCAAGACGAATCAGGGCGACATCGTGATCACGATGGACGCGGCGAAGACACCGCACACGGTGAACTCCTTCAAGTCCCTCGCCGACAAGGGTTACTTCGACGGCACCAAGTGTCACCGGCTGACCACCCAGGGTATTTTCGTGCTCCAGTGCGGCGACCCGGACGGCAACGGCCGGGGCGGGCCCGGGTACACGATCCCGGACGAGAATCTGACCGCGCTGGGCAAGGCGGGCGCCGACAGCACGGTGACCTTCCCCGCCGGCACGGTGGCGATGGCGAACACCGGCCAGGAGCACACCGGCGGCAGCCAGTTCTTCCTGGTGTACAAGGACACCCAACTGTCGCCCACCTACACGCCGTTCGGCACGATGGACGCAGCCGGTCTGAAGACCGTGGAGAAGGTCGGCGCGGGCGGTGTGGCCGACGGCGGCGGCGACGGCGCGCCGAAGAAGGCCGTCACCGTCTCGAAGGCCACCGTCGACAAGAAGTGA
- the secF gene encoding protein translocase subunit SecF — MSRLGSLGARLYRGDVGYDFIGNRRIWYGISILITITAIVGLAVSGLNMGIEFKGGAVFTTEQKAKISSSEVREIAAEESGHEAIVQELGGGGLRVQITEVDTAKADAIKEKLSEELGIPAEKINADLVGPSWGEQIANKAWTGLGIFMVLVVIYLAIAFEWRMAIAALVALIHDITITVGVYALVGFEVTPGTVIGLLTILGYSLYDTVVVFDSLKEGTKGITKQTRWTYSEIANRSINGTLVRSINTTVVALLPVAGLLFIGGGVLGAGMLNDISLSLFVGLAAGAYSSIFIATPLVADLKERDPQMKALKKRILAKRAAAAAKGESAESDSDDPARVDDEVAEDETPAAAVVGQRREPPKGHGRTSGKRR, encoded by the coding sequence ATGTCACGACTCGGCAGTCTCGGCGCCCGGCTCTACCGCGGCGATGTCGGTTACGACTTCATCGGCAACCGCAGGATCTGGTACGGCATCTCGATCCTGATCACCATCACGGCCATCGTCGGCCTGGCGGTCAGCGGCCTCAACATGGGCATCGAGTTCAAGGGCGGGGCGGTCTTCACCACCGAGCAGAAGGCGAAGATCTCCTCCTCCGAGGTCCGTGAGATCGCGGCGGAGGAATCCGGTCACGAGGCCATCGTCCAGGAGCTCGGCGGCGGCGGTCTGCGCGTCCAGATCACCGAGGTCGACACCGCCAAGGCCGACGCGATCAAGGAGAAGCTGTCCGAGGAGCTCGGCATCCCGGCGGAGAAGATCAACGCCGACCTGGTCGGTCCCAGCTGGGGCGAGCAGATCGCCAACAAGGCATGGACCGGCCTGGGGATCTTCATGGTCCTCGTGGTGATCTACCTCGCCATCGCCTTCGAATGGCGCATGGCGATCGCGGCCCTGGTCGCGCTGATCCACGACATCACCATCACGGTCGGCGTCTACGCCCTGGTGGGCTTCGAGGTCACCCCGGGCACCGTGATCGGTCTGCTCACCATCCTCGGTTACTCCCTCTACGACACGGTCGTCGTCTTCGACAGCCTCAAGGAGGGCACGAAGGGGATCACCAAGCAGACCCGCTGGACGTACAGCGAGATCGCCAACCGCTCCATCAACGGCACCCTGGTCCGTTCGATCAACACCACGGTCGTGGCACTGCTGCCGGTCGCCGGTCTGCTGTTCATCGGCGGCGGTGTCCTCGGCGCGGGCATGCTGAACGACATCTCGCTGTCCCTGTTCGTCGGCCTCGCGGCCGGCGCGTACTCCTCGATCTTCATCGCCACCCCGCTCGTCGCCGACCTCAAGGAACGCGACCCGCAGATGAAGGCGCTGAAGAAGCGAATCCTCGCCAAGCGCGCGGCGGCCGCCGCCAAGGGTGAGTCCGCCGAGAGCGACAGCGACGACCCGGCCCGTGTGGACGACGAGGTGGCCGAGGACGAGACGCCCGCGGCGGCGGTCGTCGGCCAGCGCCGGGAGCCGCCCAAGGGCCACGGCCGGACCTCGGGGAAGCGCCGATGA
- the secD gene encoding protein translocase subunit SecD — MAAPKKRRTQPAGGQGTPARSLALILIAMVALTGGMFWAGELTPRLGIDLAGGTTITLKAKNEPGQKSAINKTNMDTAVEIMERRVNGLGVSEAEVQTQGNSNIIVNIPKGTNSAQAREQVGTTAKLYFRPVLTVAGGAPAETTNPSPAPTPSAGDGTSGTGKATPSGSPSATSTTQGRAVTGALKADSTPSPSTGASGAATTPSASPSPSASSPDEAAAAELQKKFAALDCSDPNQRAAAGKNVKPSDPTLACGENAPGQWDKYVLGPAEVDGKDVSKAQGTIDQNNGQWIVQMEFTSGGAKKFQKITGRLSQQQSPQNQFAIVLDGEVVSAPSVRTTLSGSAEISGNFTQQSAEDLANVLSYGALPLSFEEQSVTTVTAALGGEQLKAGLIAGAIGLALVVIYLVAYYRGLAMIALLSLVASGILTYTIMTLLGPAIGFALNLPAVCGAIVAIGITADSFIVYFERVRDEIREGRTLRPAVERAWPRARRTILVSDFVSFLAAAVLFLVTVGKVQGFAFTLGLTTLLDVVVVFLFTKPVMTLMARTKFFASGNPWSGLDPKRLGAKPPIRRSRRVNAPTDPKEA; from the coding sequence GTGGCAGCACCGAAGAAGCGCCGAACACAGCCGGCGGGAGGCCAGGGAACGCCGGCGCGTTCCCTGGCTCTGATCCTGATCGCCATGGTCGCGCTCACCGGCGGTATGTTCTGGGCCGGTGAGCTGACGCCGCGACTGGGCATCGACCTCGCCGGCGGCACGACGATCACGCTCAAGGCCAAGAACGAGCCGGGGCAGAAGTCGGCGATCAACAAGACCAACATGGACACCGCGGTCGAGATCATGGAGCGCCGTGTCAATGGTCTCGGTGTGTCCGAGGCGGAGGTCCAGACCCAGGGCAACAGCAACATCATCGTCAACATTCCCAAGGGTACGAACTCCGCCCAGGCCCGTGAGCAGGTCGGCACGACCGCCAAGCTCTACTTCCGCCCGGTGCTGACGGTCGCCGGCGGCGCCCCCGCCGAAACGACGAACCCCAGCCCGGCGCCGACCCCCTCGGCGGGCGACGGGACGAGCGGGACCGGTAAGGCCACGCCGTCGGGGAGCCCGTCCGCGACCAGCACCACGCAGGGCCGTGCCGTCACCGGCGCCCTCAAGGCCGACTCCACTCCGTCCCCGTCCACCGGGGCATCCGGGGCCGCGACGACTCCCTCGGCGTCCCCCTCGCCCTCGGCGTCCTCGCCGGACGAAGCGGCGGCGGCCGAGCTCCAGAAGAAGTTCGCCGCCCTCGACTGCTCCGACCCTAACCAGCGAGCGGCCGCAGGGAAGAACGTCAAGCCCTCCGACCCCACCCTCGCATGTGGCGAGAACGCGCCGGGTCAGTGGGACAAGTACGTACTCGGTCCGGCCGAGGTCGACGGTAAGGACGTTTCCAAGGCGCAGGGCACCATTGACCAGAACAACGGTCAGTGGATCGTTCAGATGGAGTTCACCAGCGGCGGCGCCAAGAAGTTCCAGAAGATCACCGGTCGGCTCTCGCAGCAGCAGTCGCCCCAGAACCAGTTCGCCATCGTCCTCGACGGCGAAGTGGTGTCGGCACCGTCCGTGCGCACGACACTCAGCGGCAGCGCCGAGATCTCCGGCAACTTCACCCAGCAGTCCGCCGAGGACCTGGCCAACGTGCTGTCGTACGGTGCGCTCCCGCTCTCCTTCGAGGAACAGAGCGTCACCACCGTCACCGCCGCGCTCGGTGGCGAACAGCTCAAGGCCGGCCTGATCGCCGGGGCCATCGGCCTCGCGCTCGTCGTGATCTACCTGGTGGCCTACTACCGCGGCCTGGCGATGATCGCCCTGCTCAGCCTGGTGGCCTCCGGCATCCTGACCTACACGATCATGACACTGCTCGGCCCGGCCATCGGCTTCGCGCTCAACCTGCCCGCGGTCTGCGGCGCCATCGTGGCCATCGGGATCACGGCGGACTCGTTCATCGTCTACTTCGAACGCGTCCGGGACGAGATCCGCGAGGGCCGCACCCTGCGCCCCGCCGTCGAGCGGGCCTGGCCGCGCGCCCGGCGCACGATCCTGGTCTCCGACTTCGTGTCGTTCCTGGCCGCCGCGGTGCTGTTCCTCGTCACGGTCGGCAAGGTCCAGGGCTTCGCGTTCACGCTCGGTCTCACCACCCTGCTCGACGTGGTCGTGGTCTTCCTCTTCACCAAGCCGGTCATGACGCTGATGGCCCGCACGAAGTTCTTCGCCAGTGGCAACCCGTGGTCCGGGCTCGACCCGAAGCGGCTCGGCGCGAAACCGCCGATCCGCCGCTCGCGCCGTGTCAACGCCCCCACCGACCCGAAGGAGGCGTGA
- the yajC gene encoding preprotein translocase subunit YajC has translation MSPGFLLPFVVLIGAMFLMTRSAKKKQAAATQMRSEMQPGTGVRTIGGMYATVKELNEDTVLLEVAPGVHAVYAKNSIGAVLDDAEYNRIVHGDNDLKAEGAIVPDDASSLTDPDVKAEAEDAPDEVKIDLGKKAEADDAEPTGDAKKDGKSGAADGEGDAK, from the coding sequence GTGAGTCCTGGTTTCCTCCTCCCCTTCGTCGTGCTCATCGGGGCCATGTTCCTGATGACGCGGTCCGCCAAGAAGAAGCAGGCGGCGGCTACGCAGATGCGTAGCGAGATGCAGCCCGGCACGGGCGTCCGGACGATCGGGGGCATGTACGCGACCGTCAAGGAGCTCAACGAGGACACGGTTCTCCTGGAGGTCGCGCCCGGCGTTCACGCCGTCTACGCCAAGAACTCCATCGGTGCCGTCCTCGACGACGCGGAGTACAACCGCATCGTCCACGGCGACAACGACCTCAAGGCCGAGGGCGCGATCGTGCCCGACGACGCCTCCTCGCTCACCGACCCGGACGTCAAGGCCGAGGCCGAGGACGCCCCGGACGAGGTCAAGATCGACCTGGGCAAGAAGGCCGAGGCGGACGACGCCGAGCCGACCGGCGACGCCAAGAAGGACGGTAAGTCCGGCGCGGCCGACGGCGAGGGCGACGCGAAGTAA
- a CDS encoding RelA/SpoT family protein, with product MSDEAQPVAAPQPEEHEAAPATPEKKRSAETEKPKPPAPESAGGPAPVRAPAIGSGAPVAPAAPAQPAPALPGSSAPKPPAKPAQTGGTSRSGGSSNRVRARLARLGVQRSSPYNPVLEPLLRIVRSNDAKIETATLRQIERAYQVAERWHRGQKRKSGDPYITHPLAVTTILAELGMDPATLMAGLLHDTVEDTEYGLDTLRRDFGDQVALLVDGVTKLDKVKFGEAAQAETVRKMVVAMAKDPRVLVIKLADRLHNMRTMRYLKREKQEKKARETLEIYAPLAHRLGMNTIKWELEDLAFAILYPKMYDEIVRLVAERAPKRDEYLAIVTDEVQSDLRAARIKATVTGRPKHYYSVYQKMIVRGRDFAEIYDLVGIRVLVDTVRDCYAALGTVHARWNPVPGRFKDYIAMPKFNMYQSLHTTVIGPSGKPVELQIRTFDMHRRAEYGIAAHWKYKQEAVAGASKVRTDVPKNTGRGQDTVNDMAWLRQLLDWQKETEDPSEFLESLRFDLSRNEVFVFTPKGDVIALPAGATPVDFAYAVHTEVGHRTIGARVNGRLVPLESTLDNGDLVEVFTSKAAGAGPSRDWLGFVKSPRARNKIRAWFSKERRDEAIEQGKDSIARAMRKQNLPIQRILTGDSLVTLAHEMRYPDISSLYAAIGEGHVAAAGVVQKLVQAIGGEDAANEDLVESAPPSRRNKRRANADPGVVVKGVDDVWVKLARCCTPVPGDPIIGFVTRGSGVSVHRADCVNVDSLSQEPERILEVEWAPTQSSVFLVAIQVEALDRSRLLSDVTRVLSDQHVNILSAAVQTSRDRVATSRFTFEMGDPKHLGHVLKAVRGVEGVYDVYRVTSARRP from the coding sequence TTGTCAGACGAGGCCCAGCCAGTCGCCGCCCCGCAGCCCGAAGAGCACGAGGCGGCCCCAGCCACGCCCGAGAAGAAGCGGTCCGCGGAGACGGAGAAGCCCAAGCCCCCCGCCCCGGAGAGCGCGGGCGGCCCCGCGCCGGTCCGGGCCCCCGCGATCGGCTCCGGGGCCCCGGTCGCGCCCGCCGCCCCGGCCCAGCCGGCCCCCGCCCTCCCCGGCAGCTCCGCCCCCAAACCCCCGGCGAAGCCCGCCCAGACCGGCGGGACCTCCCGTTCCGGCGGTTCCTCCAACCGGGTCCGGGCCCGGCTGGCCCGGCTGGGCGTCCAGCGCTCCAGCCCGTACAACCCGGTACTGGAACCGCTCCTGCGGATCGTCCGGAGCAACGACGCCAAGATCGAGACCGCCACGCTGCGCCAGATCGAGCGCGCCTACCAGGTCGCCGAGCGCTGGCACCGGGGACAGAAGCGCAAGAGCGGCGACCCGTACATCACCCATCCGCTCGCCGTGACCACCATCCTCGCCGAACTCGGCATGGACCCGGCGACCCTGATGGCGGGCCTGCTGCACGACACCGTCGAGGACACCGAGTACGGCCTGGACACCCTGCGCCGCGACTTCGGCGACCAGGTCGCGCTCCTGGTCGACGGTGTCACGAAGCTCGACAAGGTGAAGTTCGGCGAGGCCGCGCAGGCCGAAACCGTGCGCAAGATGGTCGTCGCCATGGCCAAGGACCCCAGGGTCCTCGTCATCAAGCTCGCCGACCGCCTGCACAACATGCGCACCATGCGCTACCTCAAACGGGAGAAGCAGGAGAAGAAGGCCCGCGAGACGCTGGAGATCTACGCCCCGCTGGCGCACCGGCTCGGCATGAACACCATCAAGTGGGAGCTGGAGGACCTCGCGTTCGCGATCCTCTACCCCAAGATGTACGACGAGATCGTGCGGCTCGTCGCCGAGCGGGCCCCCAAGCGCGACGAATACCTCGCCATAGTGACCGACGAGGTGCAGTCCGATCTGCGCGCGGCCCGGATCAAGGCCACCGTCACCGGACGCCCGAAGCACTACTACAGCGTGTATCAGAAGATGATCGTGCGGGGCCGTGACTTCGCCGAGATCTACGACCTGGTGGGCATCCGGGTCCTCGTCGACACGGTCCGCGACTGCTACGCGGCGCTGGGCACCGTCCACGCCCGGTGGAACCCGGTGCCGGGGCGGTTCAAGGACTACATCGCGATGCCGAAGTTCAACATGTACCAGTCGCTGCACACCACCGTGATCGGCCCCAGCGGCAAGCCGGTCGAGCTCCAGATCCGCACCTTCGACATGCACCGCCGCGCGGAGTACGGCATCGCCGCCCACTGGAAGTACAAGCAGGAGGCCGTCGCGGGCGCCTCCAAGGTCCGTACCGACGTCCCGAAGAACACCGGGCGCGGCCAGGACACCGTCAACGACATGGCGTGGCTGCGGCAGCTGCTGGACTGGCAGAAGGAGACCGAGGACCCCAGCGAGTTCCTGGAGTCGCTGCGCTTCGACCTGTCGCGCAACGAGGTCTTCGTGTTCACCCCCAAAGGCGACGTGATAGCGCTGCCGGCCGGTGCGACGCCGGTCGACTTCGCCTACGCCGTGCACACGGAGGTCGGCCACCGGACCATAGGGGCCCGGGTCAACGGCCGTCTCGTACCGCTCGAATCGACCCTCGACAACGGCGATCTCGTCGAGGTCTTCACCTCCAAGGCGGCCGGCGCCGGGCCTTCGAGGGACTGGCTGGGCTTCGTCAAGTCGCCCCGGGCCAGGAACAAGATCCGCGCGTGGTTCTCCAAGGAGCGGCGCGACGAGGCGATCGAACAGGGCAAGGACTCCATCGCCCGGGCCATGCGCAAGCAGAACCTGCCGATCCAGCGCATCCTGACCGGTGACTCGCTGGTCACGCTGGCGCACGAGATGCGTTACCCCGACATCTCCTCGCTGTACGCGGCGATCGGCGAGGGGCATGTGGCCGCGGCGGGCGTCGTCCAGAAGCTCGTCCAGGCGATCGGCGGAGAGGACGCGGCCAACGAGGACCTGGTGGAGAGCGCGCCGCCGTCGCGTCGTAACAAGCGCCGCGCCAACGCCGATCCGGGTGTGGTCGTCAAGGGCGTCGACGACGTCTGGGTCAAACTGGCCCGTTGCTGTACGCCGGTGCCCGGCGACCCCATCATCGGGTTCGTCACCCGGGGCAGTGGGGTGTCCGTGCACCGCGCGGACTGCGTCAACGTCGACTCCCTGTCGCAGGAGCCGGAGCGAATCCTGGAAGTGGAGTGGGCGCCCACCCAGTCCTCGGTCTTTCTGGTCGCCATCCAGGTCGAGGCGCTGGACCGGTCCCGGCTCCTCTCGGACGTCACCCGGGTGCTGTCGGACCAGCATGTGAACATCCTGTCGGCGGCCGTCCAGACGTCCCGCGACCGGGTGGCCACCTCCCGCTTCACCTTCGAGATGGGCGACCCGAAGCACCTCGGACACGTCCTGAAGGCGGTACGGGGTGTGGAGGGCGTCTACGACGTCTACCGCGTCACCTCGGCCCGCAGGCCCTGA